Genomic window (Nymphaea colorata isolate Beijing-Zhang1983 chromosome 1, ASM883128v2, whole genome shotgun sequence):
GCCAtatggaaaaatagaaaagtgaTTTCTTTCTGTTTATTAGCCCTCCTACTTATTTAATTACTTGTTTACCTTTTTCTTATCAAGAGAATGGCATGCGGTCACAATCGACatgcacataatatatatatatatatattgaaatcatgttgtttctttatttattttatgtcactaaaatattataaaaaaacgCATTCCGCCACTGAAAAACTGTAGTTAAGCAGGTAGGTTGTTGCCAATACATCATTTGGGACAATTTTTATCAAAACCAAAGAAAGTTACTGAAATAACATTTACAATAGTTTATAAAGCTTTCATtgacatatttttatttttcagccATCTGGTATGCAGCAACTTTGCCACACATACATGGGCGAACACAGACACTTAAGTACTAGAGATTCATGAGAAATGGTTTTATCTGTTAATTTAGTTTGCATAcactatttaaagaaaagaaagagagagtaaaaaaaaaagcagtatTTTCATCCTTTAGTAttaatttacaatttttcttGTGGTTGGTcataaatcaacaaaaaccCAAGCTCGATTATTCCTCATGAATCTAgcacctacaaaaaaaaaattaaaaaatataattgttAATAAGACTggtttttatgattttaaacACCTGAGCAACATTGAAAGATCATATGAGAATTTGGCGACTCACATGGAATCACATCCCAATTCCTCTACTTTCCATGCATCAACAGTGTCGTCTCCAACTTCAACCGCTCCTTCCTTTCTTAGCCGGCACTGCCTTTATTCACTCGTTCTTTCGAGACCACTTTTGTCATTCATAGCACTAAGCCCTTTCTGATGTATAAAATAAGCGAATAATGAAAACCGGCCGTCGATTTATTTTCTTGGGGCTCATACTTTTAACACATTGTTAGTGATCATGATGCATCGCAGTGGAATCGACTAAGCTCACACATTTGACTACTTTGCTGTTCTTTATTCTTCATGGGTTATATAGGTACATGcatcttcatttttatatgtttttttccagaaaagtGCACCTGGAAATCAATCCCTTATTTGTGAGAAATGGGTGGTTTATTTTCCATAATGTTTTGCATTTCAtacatttgaatccaaatccaatctcaAGTGAGTTCGTCACAAATTTATACCAATCTTCATCAGTTATGGAAAAGTTTCATCGATGGTGTTAACACTTTTGTTAATATGTCAACCTCTAGGTTTGTTTTTTATAGTCCTCAAATCATAAAAGATGTGCTTAGAAGAAGAGTCTGGTCTTAAatctttgaatttcaaatcctcAAGATCTGAAATCAAAGCTGATCAATGATAATCAAATACCCATCCAGTTACAATGAAATGCTTACAATAAATAAGGACAGAATCCCCATGTAAGACAAATGGagaaatccaaaattttcattcaacCCAGAACCAGTCTTCACGTTCAACTCGAGATAACATATTACAATCTTAAAAAGATGCTAATACTATTCTCATAAGCATCTGAACGGAATCAAAAACCAAATTCATAATCATCTTATTTGATGCCAATCTATCCAAATAAATCCAGTGGACCCTAGTGATAGCAATTCTGTCTGATCCCTGCATCACATTCGTCGTCTTATGGAACGAGGGGAGTATAGAAGTTGAATTTGAGTGTTTTCGGATCTCATTTTCAAGATTCACCTCTCGAATCATTTATtcatgtttaagaaaaaaaacaacaaaaacaagatttaatactctctctctcgcggATTGACGACGATTTCAAAATCTTCCTGCTCTGAATCCCGACCACTTGTTGCAGAGTAGCATCCCTCACGCGGGACCCATTTCTTAGGAGCATGAATCCTCAGATCTTTATTCGGATCCGTGGCGTTCAAGCACACCTCATAAAACTTTGAGGATTTCTAGACAAACCGAAGGTGGCCGTAAAAGGTGGCTGCCGCGTGCTTTTTTTGAGTCGgttttatatacaatatacaactctttcaattttttcaaaatttgttctGGAGGGGCAAAACCACAGCAATTAGTTTGAAAGAAATATTATAATCAGTACGAgatatcttttattttcttacaGCCTTTGGGTACTCGGGGAGGGAGGTCGTAGGAAGACCTTTTAGGATCATTAATTCGCAGTGATATTTTTGTTGCCCCATATAAGCACGCCGACAGAGGGGCTTGCTGATAGAGAAGTCCGGATTGGTAAGGAATGAAGAATGTGTTTTTTCTGTATTTGGTCGCATGTACTGTGACGTTTCCTGTGTTGGTGGTACACGGAGAATGATGAAGgtgttttgaaagaaaaacttgGTAACTGAGTGTTGGGGGATGGGTACTTATTTTGCAGCTGATACTATGATGGGTGTATCGAGGATGCATTGAATTCAGAGCTTTTCTTTTGAGTTTATTTGTCTGGTGACACACTGGAGGGTGTCATGGAGCGCGATGGTGTTCAGAGATTCAAGAGAGTTTGCGTTTTCTGCGGGAGCAATTCAGGGAACAGGAAAGTTTTCAGCGATGCTGCTTTTGATTTAGGGAATGAATTGGTTGGTGCCTGCTTTTTTGCTTTCTGTTCATCTTTTTCTGTGTTAATTTTGGTGTGTTTCTTCTTTCCAAGTCTCCAATCCTCTTTTGTTTTGTGTCCGCAATTTATCTCAGTTTCTTGTATTTGTGAACCATGTCCTGAAGTTCTGTTAATGGGGGTGCCCAGGTGCGCACTTCTCCTGCATGATGATCCTTAAAGGATTATACAGTTCATGATTGTGGATTATCCATGTCTTTCACTTTCCTTTTTACGGTCCATTGTTCCGTCTGTTTTTTCAGGTGAAACGGAAGATAGATTTGGTTTATGGTGGAGGGAGTGTAGGATTGATGGGTTTGATCGCTAGGACTGTTCTTGATGGTGGTTGCCATGTTCTCGGGTAAGTAAATCCTGGAAAACTCAAGCCGTACTATAATCTTGCGATCTATTTTTCcaaatttatgattttatctTTGCTGTTTTCCGTTAATTACAGAGTGATCCCGACAGCCCTCATGCCGCTGGAGGTACCTTATACATGATTCAGATATCCTTTTCCTTACAGTATATCATGCTTTTGTTTTCTATCTTCATTTTGGTAATATGATTTTGATAGAAATTCCAGTTCATTCTGTAGAGATATCTGTTAGCAGTTCTATTTCGTGTTAATTTGAGTGTTGCCCTTATTATGAAATTAGCTTCCAAAGTTCAGTGCATGTGAAAAAGAAGTTATGCAGTTCCATGTTTAGGTTGGGAAGATGGTTTTCACATCTTGTTGGATAGAAATTCCACAggcttttttttccctccttgGAAATGTTTCTAAACTGCACAGAAATGTGAAGTTCATCGGAAGACTGTAGAGAacagaaacaggaaaaaagaatgaGGAAGAAGATAGAAATCCCTTCTTATGTCTGCAAGTTAACTTTTCTTCTACTCATTATTGTCTTTGGAAGACAGTTTTCTTGCTCTTAAATGCTAACAGCCACCGAGATGGAAGGTGTTGCCCGCGTCCTTTTACTGCTACTTGTCTTGGTATATATTGTTGGGAACAAAAACTCAGCATCATGTCTAATTTTCCCTTCCATTACGTATTAGCATCAGGTAAATATCTCCCATGGTGTCCTTATGTTTTACATCTTTCAACCCAAACATTAGCTTCCAAGGAATTGCTAGCACTTAGAACTAGAACCTTGAACTGGCCAGTTACAACGCATTGAGGTGATGGCATTACATGTACTGACCATCTGCTGAAAATTTATGTTTAACGAAATCTAGTTTGTCTTCACAAAATGTAATAGTTGGTATTCTGGAAAGTTTCTGCTGGAGCAATTAATGTGGTTCCCAAAAGCGCAACATTAGAAGTTGGTGGCAGCTGACATTTATTTCCCTTTTtgacttttaacttttaagcatGAGTTCTTATGTTAACATGAGGGACTTTGTTATGTATCTTTGATTAATATGTTTGATTGCATTTCAACTAGTTCATATCACTGGTTTGtcagagtttttctttttttttttcttttggttgcaTTTTGCAGATATCTGGTGAAGCTGTTGGTGATGTGAAGACAGTAGCTGATATGCATGAACGCAAAGCAGAAATGGCACGCCAAGCAGATGCTTTTATTGCTCTCCCTGGTAAAGTTTGAACTATAAATATGTAAAAGCCTAGTAGATATGCTATCACTAGTGAATATCTCATTCACGTTGACTTCCATGCTTTAGGAGGATATGGAACCATGGAAGAACTATTGGAGATGATCACTTGGTCACAGCTTGGCATTCATGAAAAACCTGTGATTCACAAGCCTTTTGCTCATTTTaagagttttctttttttgaaaagttttggtTGGTTCAGAGAACTGATTTCTCCAACTGTAATTTCTTTCCAGGTTGGCTTGTTGAATGTTGATGGATATTTCAATGCCTTGCTTGCATTATTTGATAATGGAGTTGTTGAAGGTTTTATAAAACCAGATGCTCGGAATATAGTTGTATCTGCACCTACTGCACAAGAATTGATACTAAAGATGGAGGTAAGAGAACCTCTTCAGTTTACTTTTGTGAGTTCATTTTACTTGACTCCCAGTTTGTTTGGAGAATAATGGAACCTACATATGTAAGGTTGTTGACGGTATCAATGTTTATCAAATTTGGTGATCAGTCCTTCAGCAGAAGGTGCTTGACCTGATGTGGTTCAGAAAACCAAGTCAGTCAATCTAGTATAGTCTCCAAAATGAGTTTGAAAGGGTCTATTCGAGATGCAACCACATTGACCAAAGTTGGTTGCTTGTTTTTGTCTCAAATTGgtatctcttttcttttgaacGTGCAGGAATACAAGCCACTCCATAAGCATGTGGCACCAAGGAAAAGCTGGGAGATCGAGCAACTAGGCTATTCAAAGCAGCTTGGTCAGCCTGAATGATGAACTTATGGGAGAAAGTGTTCAGTGTTTAcataattcttttttctcttcaatttgtgtATATCGGATGGATGCAAAAGTCCATCGGATGTTCTTGCTTCTACTAATTCCATTTCAATGAAGCATCATTCCTGCCATTGTTTTAGGCCTTGTTTCTGGTTGCCAATAAACTCATCAATGCTTGAATCAATAAAGAAGCAGCCTTTTGCCCTAAAATACAGGCTGAATCGACACCTTACCCTGCTGACTTCAGATGAACAGTGAACTAACATGTCTTAGACATTATCAGTGGAAAATGGGCGTATTCGGAGTCTATGATAGTCCAATAGATGCTGTGTCTTATATCCTTTCTTATGACCAAAATCCTAGAAATGAAACTTTTCTTGTGAAATGGAACTTCTGTACCAAAGACCTGCCATTCTGAATCTTGCGTTTCTAGTTTCTAAACAACCTACGTCTGAGTGGTCACGGACACACTTCCTCCATTGGTGCGGTGGTGTCACTGTGAACAAACTACGGATCTTAGTGGTTTCCGGCCTATTTTCCACGCACTACTTGCTTATTCAATTGCCTATTCGTGATGGCAGGAGTCTAGTGGGCCTTGAATTGTTCCCTGGTCTAAGACCAAGGAAAGATTGTCCCATGGGGACCTGTGACCTTTTCCAAGGTCACTTTTTTGCAACGAGTATGTGGGGGAAACTGTTTGCCAGCTTCTTGGGCATCGAAGCTGCAGTAAAAGGCTGCATGAGtgtttgtatggtgatcttaaGACCACTTTAGTTGTTCATTCTGTAACAGAGAGTGCTTTATAGCTTTTTCGAGATCCCGTTTAGTGTCTTTGTTCGCACCCAGCTTTCTCTAATGTAAATAACTCTTCTGAATCCAGGCCAGTTGTAGCTTTACTACATCTGCACGTCAATGGTCGAGTTTAATGGTGCAGAGGacccgtctctctctctgtcttctctctctcccccccacTCCTGAATCACTGTGTAATCTCCTTGTTACCTCTCGCTTTTCTCCTCCTGGTTAAGTTTGCTATGGAGAGATTTAATGCTTGTAACTTCAGATCATGGCTGGACATGGGAGCAACATGGCAGCATTACTGACTCGATTTCAGCGTGAACTTAGTATAATTTAAAGGCTAACGGCTCTGCATCTGTGCTAAAATATTCCTCTCAGTTGTCAGATCGCCCCTGATACCTTAACAGTAAAAGACGCTGAACTttgagagagagtgtgtgatgTCGACGAAGCGACAGATCCAACAAAGTGCTAAAACAATCTAGACATTGCAGGCAATGGCAGGTGACAGCTAACAAATTTTGGACCCAGTTGCTTCAGTATTGCAGACTCTGAATCTCGCCCTTGTCTCCAGACCCTTTCATCACATGGGCTGCCTTCTTCACTGTAAAAGATACTAAGTCTCATTGTTGTCAGCACTGCTCCATTATTAAGGGGGACCCTGTTTCTAAATGGGCAGGCTTCGGCCcgacctttctctcttccataACAGACCAGGATGATGCCGAATTACAGCTACCAGTTGTATGCCAAGAGGTGATCTGCTGTATTGAACTCTTATCTCACTTGCCCATTTATGAAGTTTCATGGGTTTAATCTGGCAAAGATTTGATGAACTCTGCTTTGAGAGCATCAAATTCCCAAGGGTGTGTTTGCCAAAATGGCGTTTGTAGAGAACGAGCCTGTAGAGAAAACCTAGTTTTAGGTTGCATTTGGATGAATCccttgaaaaaatggtttttgtcaAAGCTCGGTTTTGTTTAAAAGGGCATGAATAACCTAGTTTCCtgaggttgtgtttgataaccTCAGATCTTAGATCTGAGGCTGCATTAAAAAGtatgttttggaagatcttcagtttaaacagtatcatggattttaaatccatgctacatgttaaaaaccgtggatttaaggtcggatggaGGAAATGGTGgttccgaccttaaatccatggagaTCCccaatgaaacaaacacaagctAAAAGCTTTTCACAAAAAACACCGTGTCAGTCTCATTATTCACACATAAACCTTCAAAAGTTggtttaaaaccaaattttcaggAAACCCGGTTTTCATAAAACGACGTTTTTGACggaaggtgtcatccaaatacaACCTAAATGTATTTCTACCAACAACGCCGGAAAAATCTTCTAATATCCTCCAAGTTGTGGGCTGTTTCTAGCAGCAGCATGGAATGAAATGGCTGCCCATGTGTTCCTGGTTGAGAATATGGAAGTGGGTAGCCGATGGCTGTTCATGGAACGGGCCGGTCATCAACTGCTTAGCTGTTAGTTGGCCTGGCTAAGCCTTGGCTTGCGAACCAGCCCATTACCAGCTAGCCAACCCATGGTCAACCGGTTGTGCCAATGGGCCTAATCGGACCCCGTCCGACCTGCtattatacatgaaaaatgACATAtggttaggggtgaacacgagccgagtcgagcccgagttcagtcagctcgaactctgctcaactaatgaaacctcgaaatcgagaatagctcgatggaagcaACTCGACTCTGcagttacttgttgagctcgaactcaactcgattaaggctcgacaaactcgtttgcatagaattgatattcatcgttacgtgttgagctcgagctcaactcaattaaaGCTCGAGaggttcgacaaactcgattaaggctcaagttcgacttggcatttacgtgttgagctcgaactcaactcgattactTAAATGAGTCGAtgcatgaactcgagctcaacttgttaagcaaatgactcggctcgaacttgtTTACAAGCCGACCTTTAACGAGTCTAGCATACATATGGTCAGACAAGTCGTGAGTTGTGGATTTTTTTCTTGGCCATTTGTTCTGGTACGATCTTTCGATTGATTAAGTACTCGAAACCTGTTCATATTGTTATCAATTACATCTAACTTTTTCCGTGGTTAACTAGAAAGATCCATAAGAATTTTCATTCAAGTAATTATTGAAGTTGTTATTTTTATCCtctaaaaataacatgaaaaattatTCCTATCTTTGTCAATGCATCAAGATTTGACTTAATAACTTTCTAACACTAATGAAAAGATAACATTCATATAATTATTTTAGGTATTAATAGAGGAAAACAAACTAACTTAGACATAGCTAATCAATGCACTCATGTTATATTCATGTTATGATTCGGTGTAGTCAAACCTGTTAATGCAAACTAATAAACATGAAAGTGTGTTCTCATTGAAGGTActatgtgttttttgtgacactaCCCTTACCTGAAGTTAGTAATAACCTAAGATTAATTCACAgaagtttgttttttattattggCATAAAAACTAGGTGTCATTTTCTATAATATGAGAAAAATAGGTGTACTTTTTAATATTGAAAACTCTTTGGGTGTGTTTTTGGAAAGTTTCCATGTTAAAGTTGACTATTTTTGtgtcaaaattttctatttaaGTATCCAATTAAGAATTCGATGGCCCTAGAccagatttttttaaaaaaaattaatatacaAATTAAATCACATTGGTATAAAGTAAAGTGTAATGTACACATCTATGACTCTCAATTTGTTTTAAATACAAAATGCGTCGGGTcccatatatatgtacatatgtttCAAAAAAGGTCCTAAAGACCCGGTCTACATTATTTTTCATGAACCAAAACTGATCGTTGGTTGTTAAGCCATTACAAAATCTGATTCATACATCAAATTTCAATGactttttaatttgaatcttaTAAAATTGAGTCCGAGTCATATTAGTGCAAATACTGCAGTAATACAAAGAAGGTATGACAAAAAATGCTCTAGAGTTGAATAATCCGTCTCAAGAATGCAAAAGAACGTATGACCATTCCAATTCTTATTCGTAACAagcttaattttttcttttcatttttttattagcagTTCGAAAATTCTATAAATTCTAAGTGCCCACACTTTTTTTTATCCATCACTTTCATGATGTCACCCATGACATCTGGAAGGATGGTAGTCCATATGTTCTATACTTTTCTTCAGtctacatacacacatacatgcattcatgcattGACATACAACacacaccatatatatatatatatatggtccaGGTTGTCAGGACagtgatatatatttatatttatatttatatttatgtatcATCCAGCTTGACACAACAGTGCGTTTAATCACACATGTTCGATACAATTTATGAGATGGGTGTGGTCAGGGGCGAAGGGAGGGGGTCGCTTGGGCCATGGCCTCGatgagtttaaaaaaaatatattgaaaaaatcaattttttttagtttggttcGATTCATCGCTCCTCTTGACTCGATCTGCAAATCGTTTAGACCgttcctaaaaaaaatcatatatatatatatatagataataaGGTAGTACCGACTAATTTTTGGATTCTGATTTTATTCTTTCGCTGTTGGATTTGCATGATTTCCACAGGGCTTCTGTTGGCCGTCCCGAAAACTTTGTCCGCGTGA
Coding sequences:
- the LOC116246184 gene encoding cytokinin riboside 5'-monophosphate phosphoribohydrolase LOG8; this encodes MERDGVQRFKRVCVFCGSNSGNRKVFSDAAFDLGNELVKRKIDLVYGGGSVGLMGLIARTVLDGGCHVLGVIPTALMPLEISGEAVGDVKTVADMHERKAEMARQADAFIALPGGYGTMEELLEMITWSQLGIHEKPVGLLNVDGYFNALLALFDNGVVEGFIKPDARNIVVSAPTAQELILKMEEYKPLHKHVAPRKSWEIEQLGYSKQLGQPE